The genomic region taagagtcaataaacatgcacagacaaatccaaattaaaccctgcgcctcatgatgacacattgatgtcctaagacacgaaacgatcggtttgtgcgagaaaacgaacagtatttatataattttttacctctaatacaccactatgtccaactgggttcagcattcgcttagcgaggtctgatcgcgctcttacagcggaagtgatgtctagcactcattgaagtatatgcgcgaaacatcactgccattgtcagagcgcaatcagacctcactaaccgagtgctgaacgcagttggacatagtggtgcattagaggtaaaaaattatataaatactgttcatataaattcgtgtcttaggacatcaatgtgtcatcatgaggcgcagggtttaatttggatttgtctgtgcatgtttattgactcttataaattgtgttaccattctgacagatggcaacggttgcagttaaaaatcatcatttgtgttttactgaagaaagaaagtcacctacatcttggatgccctgggggtaagcagataaacatcaaattttcattttttggtgaactatccctttaaggttgaaccactgtagtcatgtggactattttaacaacgtctttagtacctttctggactattttaacaacgtctttagtacctttctggactttgAAAGTGGTCgctaaattgctgtctatggaggggtcAGACAGatattggatttcatcaaaaatatcttaatttgtgttccgaagttgaacgaaggtcttacgagtgtggaatgacatgataattatagacagaattttcatttttgggtgaactaaccttttaaagaAATTGTGATTTGTTCACACTTGTCACTGTGTCTGTTTTCTTTTCCCTTCAGAATTTGTTCAGCATCAGATAGTGAATACTCAATCCATGTCAGCAGACATCTTCACTCACAAAGATGATATATATGTCGCTATGGCAGTTCCAAATTCAGACAGCTGCATGATCATGGAATGGGATCACATTGAGACTCAATTCAGGCCTTTTGATGACATCGCAGGTTTGACACTGTTAGCTCCATAATCATTTGTCATATTTCATAAGTATGAAACAgtataaaagtttattttaattttttttaatatattttatttcaggacGGTCTGTTGTTGGGTGCAGGTCTGTTCTGATCAACGAGCAAGCATTTGTCATTGTCTCCCAGCTCTTCGATGGCTCCCTTGTCTACAAATATGACCAAACACAGAATAAGTTCACCAAGTTTCAGGCAGTTGAAATGCTTAATGTGTCCAAGCCAAATGACATTGAAGTCTTCCAGATTGGAGATGACTGGTTCTTCCTTATTGTGGACAGTTCCAAAGCTGGAATGACAACTCTGTTTAAATGGAACGAAACTGGTTTCTATCCATATCAGTTCCTTCATGAGTGGTTTCGTGATACCGATGCAGAGTTTTTTGAtttagatggcaaatctgttctCATACTAGTGAGCCGCTCACAGGTTCCTGTTATCTACCAATGGAACAAGAGCACCCAGAAGTTTGTTCTCCATGATGAGATAGCAAATATGGACGACATTGTCAGCGTGAAGGCCTTTAGGATTCATGACGTTCTCTACCTTGCCCTCGCCTGCTACATTGGTGACTCAAAAGTCATGAAGTGGACCGGCAAACACTTTGAAGAAGTACAAGGCTTCCCTTCACGTGGTGCTACGGTATTACAGCCTATCATGTTCAAAGACCAGCACTATTTGATTCTGAGCAGTGATTATTCTTTCTCCCAGATCTTCAAATGGGATGAGGAGAACCAGGGTTTTATCAAGTTCAGGGATGTGTATGTTCAGTGGCCACGCTCATTCACAGCACTGTCCACAGACCAGCGCGATTTTGTGCTGGCCACCAGTTTCAAAGGCAAAACCAAAGTTTTTGAACATATTTCAGTGGATTATAGCAAATGAGGCATATGCTATTGTTCGTTCCACCTGGGCAAATGCTAAAACAAAACTCTGTTCTTTACTATATGTATACATTTAACCTTAATATttatgaatgtaatgttttgtcaACAGAAAGGCCGAAACCCAGTAGACATCTCTATTCTCTAGTCTTGCAAAAGCTATTTATGCAACATTTTCTATTAAAGTTTgaataaataatgcattaattcAGACACTGAAAATACCTGACTGTTTGATCATATCAGggtactttaaaatatatcaggTTCACCAAAGATAGGAACTCCATCCAAAAGACTGCggacttaaaggaatagttcactcaaaaagtAAAATTCTTACTCACCCTAAAATGTTCCAAACCTCTATGAATTtcattcttctgctgaacacaaaagaagatattttgaagaatgtcggtaaatgtaaatgatgacagaattttcatttttgggtgaactatccctttaagcttgtCAGCTTCAAGCTAATTTATCCTAATGAGCTGGTTTGACTTCATGCAAGCATGTTATTGGTGCTGACTAGTGCTATTATTCAGAGGAGACCCTCAATGTTATTGCCTTTGATGAATGGAAACctttagatatttttattttttacatagcAGGATCCTTTTGTCAGTTTTATTACTGTATCTGGCCGAGCAATATACTGAATGTACCtctgaaaatatattaatgataataaataaaacagcatCTTCTATTGATCTGCTCATTCATCCTTGTTTGTTCTCATTCACAGCATTTTCAGTTTCTTACAAAGAAGCCAACTGCATAAATGGTTTAGCAGCTTGTCTTGAATACATCACTGTTCTGTACTATCAATATAAACAGACCATGATAAGAAATAAGCACATTAAAATGGACATGCCAGATGACACTTCACTCCATGACAGTGAGAAACTGCTTATGTTCACAAGGATCACTTTACCAGCCAGTCAGCAGCATCATTCTTTGTGACAGAACACTTAGGTGTGATAAATAAGACCAAAGACAGCGTACTGCATCAGCAGAATGTCACAGATGTAAGCACAGAAATTATGTGTGATATTTGTTAGAATAGAGGACTATATCTATGATATTGTCTGCTGTGCATTATGTGCACTTTAGtattatttacattacattacatgctGTGTTATGTGAAATTATGGTTATCTataaatgatagatagatagatagatagatagatagatagatagatagataggagtTCAACCTTTTATTGTAAATCTCAAGAGCAGACTTATCAATATAAATCTAAATGTTATCGCACAACAGATAGAATATATAAAGACTTCAgctgcaaaagcctctaagtgccatttgaaattttcttctaaaatgagcatttttatcaagctcgtatgtttaggttcagtaatttcactttaatggcaattaataggtccttttcattgccattaaagtgaaataactgaacataaacatacaagcttgataaaaatgctcattttagaagaaaatttcagatggcacttagaggcttttgcagcTGAAGTCTAATTATATAGGCTAATTATACAACATCTTTTACAACATTATGTGAAATTCgttacatataaaaacaaagtTTACAGGGGTGCTTTAATAGCCACAAAGTGGCAAGCAAGACTAGCAGCAAAACAACTGCATTCACAACGataatttaaagtttatttgaGACAATAGAAGCATTATTATCATCACACAACTTAACGTAAAAGCTACATTACACATATGCTATATTCTTTGGCTTTTGCTGCACTGTTACTTCACGTGAATCGCGTCCCTGTTTAAAGGGACACGCTGCTGTTGGCCATCATCCCAGCCGGAAATGATGTACGTGATGTTGATGAAACCTGAAACATGTAATCGTGTCATCCCCGTCGCAATAGATGCTTACGACGTGACAGTTTTTGTTATTGGCATATTTTTTAGAAGAATATTCTCTGACCGAAAATGAATCCTTCCAGAAGAAGCGAAAGTGACTGGCAGGGACTAGTGAATGAGGTAGGAAACGCAGACATATTGATGCCTCACGCTCCTCTGCACTCTATGAATCACACTATCAGCAGTGCACTATAGAAGATGCTTACATTAACCATGTAATGTGGTTTTCAGTGAATGTGTCGACTTGACGTGTGTACAGTTCaattgcatgtttttttctgaatacgATATGTCTATTTGCTGATGTACAGAGACATAAAAGCCTCTTTACTGTACCCTTTTTCAAATTTTCTCGTGACCGCTTGTTCCTCGTATCGAATAGTATAAACAGCATCGTTCTCATTTTGTCTTTAAATGTCTagcataataataaatacattacgGAAGGTCTGACACGACATAATCAGCAAGAGGGATTAACTTAAATCTTCATCCTCTTCTCGTCAAGATCCATGAACGGCGCTGAATTCAAACCTGCCATTCAAATGAAGCAAATcttgaaaataatgattttaaactaTAATGCTGCACTATTACAAGGGAAACCATCATATATAGGCTACGCACAATTTAGGCGAGGTTGCTTTTTAACAATGTGAACGTAAATATCAATAGTATAATCGTGCATTGTAGCCTATTTTCAAAGGATTGGTTGATCACTTAAAATgttgtttggtaacacttaacaataagattcattagttaacattattaagtaaTGTAGTTAACAGTTAACTACATTACTTAATATGAACAACTAACTTAAGATCATAAACTAagaatgaactgcacttctacagcatttattaatctttgttaatgtttatttcaaaatttaccaatacattattaaaatcaagagttgtatttgttaaagctgcagtccgtgatttttcctctttgtcgccatctctgtttgaaacctgcaattgcagttgcAGTGGAATTATTATCTGTAGGTGCATTGTGCATCAGCACAGCTAGTCAGTGCGGAttaatctaatgcttgctgtcagtcaccgcaccggtgtggatactgaacatcagaatcacagattctacgtcttgaaagtatgaccaatataagaattttaactggaaaatatcatctgaacaagtaagtaacgtctgccacttttgttctgaccaactgaggaaaaaagcatccggcctacaataaatcgcactgccaatgatgattaaatctaacaatcgcttagctcagatcacgccaaaccgtgcaaattattattgttgttatactttgttctcaaattgttaatgttaacaacatcagcattgtgtgatTGTGTATTTAGTGTTACCTGTacatttcaatttctgtatccactccacagtctgaagtcttttgctttttgactatgggcgaatctccagttgtcacggatgattgtcatttggaccttacaatctgccatcaaaatgataagtttaaaggtgccctagaattaaaaattgaatttatattggcatagttaaataacaagagttcagtacatggaaatgacgtacagtgagtctcaaacaccgttgtttcctccttcttatgtaaatctcatttgtttaaaagacctccgatgaacaggcgaatctcaacataacacagactgttacgtaacagtcgggatcattaatatgtacgcccccaatatttgcatatgccagcccatgatcgaggcattacacaagggcagccagtattaacgtcaggatctgtgcacagctgaatcatcagactaggtaagcaagcaaggacaacagcgaaaaatggcagatggagcgataataactgacatgatccatggtTACATgattatttgtaaattgtctttctaaatgtttcgttagcatgttgctaatgtactgttaaatgtggttaacagttaccatcgtttattactgtattcacggagacaagagccgtcgctattttcattattaaacacttgcagtctgtataattcataaacataacttcattctttataaatctgtccaactgtgtgtaatgttagcattagccacggagcaccatcaaactcattcagaatcaaatgtaaacatccaaataaatatcatacttacgcgattagacatgctgcatgacgaacactttgtaaagatccattttgagggttatattagctgtgtgaactttgtttatgctgtttaaggcaagcgcgagctccatgaacggggcggggagcgtgagcatttaaaggggccgcagcctaaatcggctcatatttaatgatgccccaaaataggcagttaaaaaaattaattaaaaaaaatctatggggtattttgagctgaaacttcacagacacattcaggggacaccttagacttatattatatcttttaaaaagacgttctacggcacctttaattatttcagctgcagtaagaaaaggctataaatgatccgctacaagcagcatcctcacgtgataaaaccaaCTAGCCTggacgggactccttcctttctgtttacggacatgacgtaatgacgcacagacgaactgctgcaatctcgaatttcccgcggaaatccaccaggtcgttcttattataaaacattattacaagcttaccgttgtgaatcgaactaagataatgagatagttttgaacactggctagTTATGTAcgtgctcaaaaattgattttggatcatttttaaccccaaaaaaagttacggactgcagctttaacattagttaatgcactgtgaacatgAATAAACTATGAACTGCTGTTATTTTTccaactaatgttaacaaatatgaACAAATACAGTGACAAATGTATTGCctatggttagttcatgttagttaatacattaactaatgttaacaaatgaaccttattgtaaagtgttaccggttattttaatttaaaagtaggACTTTATTAGTCCTTTACAGTGGATCTAAACAGGGGCCAGGGCCAATAATGGCctttaacaaactttcaagggGGCCTGCATGACTTaattagtaaataaataatttaaagttATATTAAAGAATCTAACTACATTAAAATcctttattaaaacatgtaagttGAAAtcacatttcttattttaatttggCCTCTCAACAACTGCTGAAATATCTGGAATCAAAGCTCAGGTGATTTTGCTGAAAAACACACTCTTAACAATGCAAAAACCCACTTTGATCATTGCCCTTTCTGGCAGTGGTGACTAAAACACTGAATTGGGGCATTAAAtaccctattgttttctttctgtGCCTAGTTCCTGGTATGCAAGAGAAAGCTGGAGAGTAAGAAGGAGGCACTGCTGATCTTATCAAAAGAACTGGACACCTGCCAGCAGGAAAGGGATCAGTTCAAACTGATGGCAAACCAGCTCCGTGAGCGCCACCAAGGGCTGAAGAAAAAGTACAGAGAGCTCATAGTATGCATTTCGgttctattctattttattctgttctgttctatttTAAATCAACTAAACACTCATGTAAAAGTATGAAGTAGAAGACTTTCAGtaagacattttatttttttttgcaatgatttttatatatatatatatatatatatatatatatatatatatatatatatatatatatatatatatatatatattgtcattGTAATGAAGTGTATTTATATGAACCTTTtttaacattcttttttttttttatatattaataggATGGTGACCCCTCTCTGCCTCCTGAGAAAAGAAACCAAGTATGTCTAATCACTATCACCTCTTTAAATATGCCTAAATATACATCCTGTTAGATGCTTTTATTATGTATGCATAAAACTACAGATCTGAaatttgaatatatgttaacTAAAAATGCACTTAGTGAAGCAGTCAAGTCAACCCAGTATCCATGATCTTCATCTGATTatattcaaatgaattaaattcaaactaattgaattttgtttctattacGTGTTGAAAAGTCGAATGTGTTGTTCGACCTGTGTTTGGCAAAGGTCAATCTTGCACAGTTACTCAGAGACTCACGAGAACAGAACAAACAGCTGGGTGAGGAGGTGAAAGAACTGAACCAACGCTTAGCAGAAGTGCAGGGTGATAACAAGGTACGGGCTTTGCACACACAGGTCAGGTCTTTTCTTTGCACGACTCAGTCATATGCAGATGTTTGCGAGGTTAAACGAGTAGTCGCATGCTTATGTCTTTTCATCACACAGCTGCTGAGGATGACCATCGCAAAGCAGCGTCTAGGGGACGAAGAGGTGGGGACTCGTCATTTTCCAGCCCACGAGAGAGAAGATCTTGTTCAGCAGTTAGAGAAAGCTCGAGAACAGGTGCATTTCACACATCTTGGGTTAAATTCTCGTGAATGTCATGTCCCACAATTTTTGTCATCGATTTTATCTAAAAAACACTCTAATGATACACTAAtatagtacaaaaaaaaaaataaatttctgtTCTGTGTCCATACCCTATGATGTTGCAGAATGAAGCACTGGAACAAAGCTTAAAGGCTGCCACAGATGAACTTCAGGATGTGAGAGCAGAGCGTAAAGTCTACCAGGAGAAAGCTCACAGACTAAATCTGGAAATTAACCATATCTTGGGTAGCCATGAGAACCGCATTCTGGACATAGATGCTCTGTGTATGGAGAACAGGTCAGATGTTCAGGATATTCACACTTACATTTAGCATTAGTAGTAGGAGATAAAAAAACCCCACAAGAATTACCATACAtgtacagaaattattttttttaaatatgcataaatcacattttcattCCAAATAATTCTATAAACCAATCCAATCTGGTCTCCACAGTGGTCACTAGATTTAAACCTCATAGTAATGCACAGTTTGTACACAGGTAGGGTAGTTTGCACAGAGCAAGTGTGACAAaggccacgtacacactgcagctaaattctgctgtcagttcaccttttagtgcttaatccTGTTCTGTTCACACACAGGATTAAGGAAGTGACAATCACATTTACAAAAATTCTACGCAGTGTGTACGGAAATgaactgaacaactagttgttactaacatattttaatgtgcagcagaaatgtttctctcttctttatGTGTGGTGCAAGTAATCCCTGGGAAAATCAGTATGAGCCTTGACTCGTGTTGCCAGATCCTGATAACAACAACAGTGAATAAGAACAAGcccataacaaaaataaaatccaaattcaaaacaaaattcaaatctaaatccaaatgcgttatgctgaaaataagacaaaaatattgCGACCCACACCTGCTTACTTTATTAACTCCATAAACTCGATCGCATTATGATCCAAGCTTaaacaacaagcccaaaaaCGCTTATAATAAGTGAACATGGCAACACTGCAAGCGCTCTCTGTGAAGCAGCCTTTaagcataaaaaaaacacaacgcCTCCGTTGACTGTGCTTTAGTTAAAATTGCTGAACATAATGAGTCCTTTGTCGCTGTAATAATTCTTTGGTCAGAAAGGTTGCGAAGGTCGGACCGAGCATTGTTAAATAGGACAGTCAATACGGATGATTATTCTTGTCGCCTAGCAACTGCGACAGCTGCCTTTGATGCGCAGCAGTAACATTTGTTCTGgacttttttaaaagttatattcaactgtctgaaaacaaaacaggatTCACAACCTGTATAAATTCGGTCAGTTGGGGGGTCTTTTGTGGCGTTtccactatgaaagcaatcctctggaaatgatcaaaagtggacaagctcaaaacattttagaccctgtttacacatgatgttttattaagaaAATTCAGGAGGAGCatgttcagataattaacctaattaacacgagtggagagcattcagttaataAACTCAATTAACGACAAGAGATATATATACAACAGTCTGATAAACTGTCAGACGAACAGAGGAACTTCTAGTTCCCTATTCTTACCACAACaagggggagtactctgggttcggccaaaattccgagctcggagccctcctcCTGTCAcgtgatttaaaggtgcccaagaacgttctttcacaagatgtaatataagtctaaggtgtcccctgaatgtgtctgtgaagtttcagctcaaaataccccatagattttttttaattaatttttttaactgcctattttggggcatcattaacaatgcactgatttaggcaGCGCCGCcactttaattcgcgtgctccctgccacatgagctgtcgactatattacagcgcatttacaaagttcacacagctaatataaccc from Megalobrama amblycephala isolate DHTTF-2021 linkage group LG7, ASM1881202v1, whole genome shotgun sequence harbors:
- the lgi2b gene encoding leucine-rich repeat LGI family member 2b isoform X3 codes for the protein MFSLMPSLQLILLSSNSFSEIKEDAFSGLPHLEYLFIEGNKIEEINKYAFRGLRDVTHLSLANNNIKTLPRGLFSDLRSLIELDLRGNMFQCDCESMWLMLWLKRSNATITDVYCASPSGMKGVLLKDVPEKHSKCVSTEFVQHQIVNTQSMSADIFTHKDDIYVAMAVPNSDSCMIMEWDHIETQFRPFDDIAGRSVVGCRSVLINEQAFVIVSQLFDGSLVYKYDQTQNKFTKFQAVEMLNVSKPNDIEVFQIGDDWFFLIVDSSKAGMTTLFKWNETGFYPYQFLHEWFRDTDAEFFDLDGKSVLILVSRSQVPVIYQWNKSTQKFVLHDEIANMDDIVSVKAFRIHDVLYLALACYIGDSKVMKWTGKHFEEVQGFPSRGATVLQPIMFKDQHYLILSSDYSFSQIFKWDEENQGFIKFRDVYVQWPRSFTALSTDQRDFVLATSFKGKTKVFEHISVDYSK
- the lgi2b gene encoding leucine-rich repeat LGI family member 2b isoform X2, translating into MRKMSIVNCSFPEIKEAMFSLMPSLQLILLSSNSFSEIKEDAFSGLPHLEYLFIEGNKIEEINKYAFRGLRDVTHLSLANNNIKTLPRGLFSDLRSLIELDLRGNMFQCDCESMWLMLWLKRSNATITDVYCASPSGMKGVLLKDVPEKHSKCVSTEFVQHQIVNTQSMSADIFTHKDDIYVAMAVPNSDSCMIMEWDHIETQFRPFDDIAGRSVVGCRSVLINEQAFVIVSQLFDGSLVYKYDQTQNKFTKFQAVEMLNVSKPNDIEVFQIGDDWFFLIVDSSKAGMTTLFKWNETGFYPYQFLHEWFRDTDAEFFDLDGKSVLILVSRSQVPVIYQWNKSTQKFVLHDEIANMDDIVSVKAFRIHDVLYLALACYIGDSKVMKWTGKHFEEVQGFPSRGATVLQPIMFKDQHYLILSSDYSFSQIFKWDEENQGFIKFRDVYVQWPRSFTALSTDQRDFVLATSFKGKTKVFEHISVDYSK
- the lgi2b gene encoding leucine-rich repeat LGI family member 2b isoform X1 — its product is MRLTNDKCSSIRKCLLITLLFICSFQLSRSKRIFKCPSGCTCTTDSIICVGSSLIPRTIPSDINSLSIVNCSFPEIKEAMFSLMPSLQLILLSSNSFSEIKEDAFSGLPHLEYLFIEGNKIEEINKYAFRGLRDVTHLSLANNNIKTLPRGLFSDLRSLIELDLRGNMFQCDCESMWLMLWLKRSNATITDVYCASPSGMKGVLLKDVPEKHSKCVSTEFVQHQIVNTQSMSADIFTHKDDIYVAMAVPNSDSCMIMEWDHIETQFRPFDDIAGRSVVGCRSVLINEQAFVIVSQLFDGSLVYKYDQTQNKFTKFQAVEMLNVSKPNDIEVFQIGDDWFFLIVDSSKAGMTTLFKWNETGFYPYQFLHEWFRDTDAEFFDLDGKSVLILVSRSQVPVIYQWNKSTQKFVLHDEIANMDDIVSVKAFRIHDVLYLALACYIGDSKVMKWTGKHFEEVQGFPSRGATVLQPIMFKDQHYLILSSDYSFSQIFKWDEENQGFIKFRDVYVQWPRSFTALSTDQRDFVLATSFKGKTKVFEHISVDYSK